One stretch of Rattus norvegicus strain BN/NHsdMcwi chromosome 12, GRCr8, whole genome shotgun sequence DNA includes these proteins:
- the Ccdc121l2 gene encoding coiled-coil domain-containing protein 121-like, translated as MEPRGQNYPNWDTRGRRATIFPQREGVKVAVPSTFLAQYEDTAFLTTRYKTFLTRKRALCDFRVRWPELVSTEQEPQKEDTSFLGLPSLDRKPTDTSSCSSASISLKNQESSHGDLEDPKEFTGCLAEGFPESPHVTILNSYLKPESMTRLEKKVRKRTVVVMNQLEHEKESAKFRRAVLLRDTRELQDEKAYEEAGNKPFLEYLKEKNQETQEKYDSLWKDYIQQCQEIKDRRQELVSTFTSQREDLQKELMRNKKLDASLKKKLQALEPIAHIKESQDREIKALELEHASIVANIPFMDREAHFQFLRERAALEKQVEGMNLLESGEDITRELKKKTKAWDTAAKQAHEDFCQDVNARNRQLRTQLQQLDQEFCKLEIRKEKLEWQKQQWKEQQWYLEALTRGRERLQRREHHRQEREHRRQEREHRRQKWEHHRQQQEHPALSRLLGARPKANPK; from the coding sequence ATGGAACCCCGAGGTCAAAATTACCCAAACTGGGACACGAGGGGCAGGCGTGCTACCATCTTCCCCCAGAGAGAAGGGGTCAAGGTTGCGGTACCCTCTACGTTCCTTGCTCAATATGAAGACACTGCTTTCCTGACAACCAGATACAAGACTTTCCTGACCAGGAAAAGGGCCTTGTGTGACTTCAGGGTGAGATGGCCGGAGCTAGTCTCCACAGAACAGGAGCCACAGAAAGAGGACACATCCTTCCTTGGACTCCCTTCCCTTGACAGAAAGCCCACGGACACAAGCTCCTGCTCCTCCGCTAGCATCAGCCTCAAAAATCAGGAGAGCAGCCATGGCGACCTCGAGGATCCCAAGGAATTCACTGGCTGCCTCGCAGAAGGCTTTCCAGAGTCTCCTCATGTGACCATTCTCAACAGCTACCTGAAGCCGGAGTCAATGACACGACTGgagaagaaagtgaggaagaggacCGTGGTGGTCATGAATCAGTTGGAGCATGAGAAGGAATCGGCTAAGTTCCGGAGGGCAGTGCTACTGAGGGATACTAGGGAGCTCCAGGATGAAAAGGCTTACGAGGAAGCAGGGAACAAGCCCTTCCTGGAGTACCTGAAGGAGAAAAACCAGGAAACCCAGGAGAAGTACGACTCCCTGTGGAAAGACTACATCCAGCAGTGTCAAGAGATCAAGGACAGGAGGCAAGAGCTGGTCTCCACCTTCACCTCACAGAGGGAAGACCTCCAGAAGGAGCTGATGCGGAACAAGAAGCTCGACGCCAGCTTGAAGAAGAAGCTGCAGGCCCTGGAGCCCATCGCACACATAAAGGAGAGCCAGGATCGGGAGATAAAAGCCTTAGAGTTAGAGCACGCTAGCATAGTAGCCAACATCCCCTTCATGGACCGAGAGGCACACTTTCAGTTCCTGAGGGAGAGGGCCGCCTTGGAGAAGCAAGTGGAGGGTATGAACCTGCTGGAGTCTGGAGAGGACATCACCAGGGAGCTGAAGAAGAAGACCAAGGCCTGGGACACTGCAGCCAAACAGGCTCACGAGGACTTCTGCCAAGATGTCAATGCACGAAACAGGCAGCTGCGGACACAGCTCCAGCAGCTGGATCAGGAATTCTGCAAACTGGAGATCAGAAAGGAGAAGCTGGAATGGCAAAAGCAGCAGTGGAAAGAGCAGCAGTGGTACCTGGAGGCTCTGACTCGGGGGAGAGAGCGCCTGCAGCGGCGGGAGCACCACCGGCAAGAGCGGGAGCACCGCCGGCAGGAGCGGGAGCACCGGAGGCAGAAGTGGGAGCACCACCGACAGCAGCAGGAGCACCCAGCACTGAGCCGTCTACTGGGTGCCAGGCCGAAAGCCAATCCTAAGTAA